A region of the Arachis hypogaea cultivar Tifrunner chromosome 15, arahy.Tifrunner.gnm2.J5K5, whole genome shotgun sequence genome:
ATCAGTgagttcaaaccaaatcaagcttaagaaaatattaaaggtaacccatttcctcatacatgcaacactctttcttctcttcatcttcaattctctgtatctcCATTTTGGGTTATATGGAAAAGAGAATTTTCGTTCCTCTCTGCTGTAAATCCACGGTTTCAAAcatgtcttggggaccaagttggttttcaagggctcagatcaagTTGATCATTGGAAGATCTTTGTGGTTATTactttatggctttcggtcaagatgaggaagtcagaagcaaagtttctactctaaggtttaaggagaaaaagtgaatctgtgggttggtgaagctcaaggctcaaggtgttgaccttggaagaagaaccaagtaacatgcaaggagataaaagaggtttgctgttcattcagaaaccaaggagagaaaaccagtgaatagaggtcttgttctgagagagctctttgaagaagttcaactaactggacagtgtaacctaatcaaaggtgcattccgctaGTATGAAGAATTGAATCAGAGGCTTGCCAATCTGgttttttcgcatagcacagaggctgttgatgaaatcaatctccttcatgttttacagattgtaatgtacttttcaatgtttatctttctgtaatttcttgcgagaaaaggcattgtgaggaaactcaagtaaaagccatgagtgaaaaaaggctgagtgaaatacttgagagaaaagcctagagttattttctgatttctttaggttggttaagtgtcttgtatcttgtacctgtaaggtatccctttcttagttgggttagcactaagagtgaatagtgaagtattagcatagccaatgtcaagttaagttagaacttgagtgtgaaataattgggtcaatcctgtgaaattggtgtatgtaatactgttaactatagtgaaattcttccatagttgtggaggagactggatgtaggttgcatagcacaaggcaaccgaaccaggatacatgctggtgttagcttttctcttctctgctgagttttgttttctgatattcatgagacaaaaataatttgtctcataaatttctgctgctgagttcaaacagaacctgaattgaaagtttgttttaaaaaggtaataacagcaacttaaaaggaaggcatagattcaaccccccttctctaagcctaccacaaccttcagcaTGCATGACACAAAGTaggaatagaattttttttatttattgattcaTGAGGGATATTACATTCTTTCATGACAAGACTAACTATTTTGTCACTGGGGTGACCAAGCTTTCGATGTTATAGCTACATAGTTTGGGTACTATTTTTACATGTAATGTTTGTATATACATTTCCTATAGAGTTGTGACATTCACTGTTATTCCCATATGTGATTGCTGCATAAACAGGAGCCATGCAGACAGCAGCAGGAACAAGAGCAGCAATGGCATAGGGTGCGTGTTTGTTTTATTGGGTTTTATGGTTGAGGGAGGTGTTTGAGTCAAGGTGTTTGCACTGATAGGTGTATGAGGGGGCAGTGAGGTGGTGTGTGGAGTATTGGAACTTGTGTTTACTGAAATTCCTTCAAATTTGTAGAGACCATCCCTAAGGAGTCCTTGTAGTAAAACCTGTCTGGTTATCTGACATTTCACATTGCATAGATAAGCCCAAAACTCAAAGAAAACGCAATTATCCAGGGCAAACTTAGCTACgcttattaaattttttgaaatgttgGGAACATGGAGCAGGTTTTGCAGTCTAAATGGTCTATTTGATAGAGATGCATGCAATATAGAATTTTCAATATGtgtaattttcataccttggccATTACCACCATATACCTGTTGTGATCCATCATATTCTGATCCTGTGTTGAGGTTACTCTGGTCGAAGGTAATATGGTGCGACGCTCCGGAGTCTGGATACCAGCCGGCATTAGGCACTGCAGAGGGCAAGGCAAGGTAGGGCTAAGGACTTGGAGCAGCATGCTGTTGAGGACTAGATTATGGTGTGTGATGTTGCACTTGTCCGCCGTTGTGGAATGCCATGGAAGGAGGAGGTGCAACATTGAGAGGTTGGAGTTGTGGATTAGTGTAGTTCTGGTCAAAGCGGTGGTAGCATTGCAATGCAATGTGTCCTATCTTCCCACACACTTGGCACTGAGGCCGATTACCTTGCCACCAGGAGGATCTGCCGCCTCCGCCTCTGAATCCTCTGGTACGTCCACCTCTATAGCCTCCTCTAAAGTTGTTGGAACTATTGTTGAAGTTGTAAGAGTTATTGTTAGGCGCATCACCTTTTTTGCGTTAGATTTGCTTGAAGAGATCCAATATCTACTTTCCTAAATCTTTCAAGCAATTCTTCCTGTGTTTGTAGCTGAGATTTGAATTCCTGTGCCTCCCAATCAGTGTATGATGGAGTATCTGATGCAGATTCAGTTTCCGAGTTGAGTTTTGACGGAATTTTTTGTGGATCTAAGTGATTTTGTAGCTTGTTCATTTTGATGCATGCTAGGGCCTGCTTCCTCCAATCTTTGAAATTATGCTCGTTAAGCTTGATAGACGAGAACGCAGCGAACGTATTCTGGTTGAAGAAACTCGTTAGAGTTCTTGAAGCGGTACTTTCATGGCTTCTGATAGGATTAGATTCAGGTTCCATGGATCAtccagctctgataccatgtaagGTATCAGAAACTGTTGAAgaaacagagagagaagagagtagaagaagaaagagaaggaagaatTATTAGATCTGAAATCTTTTCACATTGAAAATTAGCATAAGGTTCTTTGCGTTACATAGTACTTATACACCGCTTCTGGATTTGACGAGCTGGAGAGTTAGTTACCAACAAGTTTCTAAACTCTTCTAATCTCTAAATGCCTTTTCTATTTTAGGATGCTGAGTCAGCTTCCATATTTCTCTAACTAcacttacaattttttttaatagttatcCTTTTTTCttgcttaaaaattttcatatacttTTTCAAACAATATcaatgcttttttattttttataccaaataatattccaaatatattttatatttacgttaTTATAGTCTTCATTTGTCTTGTTTATCTTACTagttaaatttaacaaatattatatcatatttattttaaaataaattattttaaaataaaaacaatattatatgatataaaaatattaattgaagtataaaaatataatataacattaTTAATTTTACTCTAAAACATATATTTTTATGGTGAAAAACAACTTCGAATCGGAACGAATCAAAATCACCCAAAACATAACCAAAATCGAACCCAGATTTCTAAAACAATGAATACTATATACAATTTTTTGTGCAATCAATGGAAATGCACTAAGAAAGAGTTCAGTACAATTTTCAATCTTTCTATCCAATTAAGATTTTTTGGGAATGAGTGGTATTATCAAGATAGAAATGACCTTTTTATAAtgcaaatttatataaatataatgaaaaaaaattgatgtaaTTTTAAATGAGTGGTAGGTAGATAGTGAACATACTATTTGATTGATCATTGCAATtagcattttcatttttttttcctaAGATATTagaagtaaaaaatattaaaaaataaaaataaaaatacaaatcaaattattattattattattgttgttgtgagAAATAGCTTCTATTTCGCATGCATCAGAATATCactaatgtatttatgtataaaaatttatgcgtagtttaatttatttttaacgtatatttgtatttcaacatatattttatatagttgTTGACTTTGGtagttgattttaatatacacctaGCATAATCGTATTTAAATACTAGTTATGAAAAGAAATTGACGCATGTTTAAATGAGCTAACCACCAACTCAAATTAATGAATGAAAATTCTATACTATAATCTTGTTGGGTATAGGCAAGGGCCTCTGACCGAGCCCAGGCCCACCATTgttctttttttcaatttaacaAAATTTTCTGCATAGCCTTTGTAAATGTAGTTAAATCTATACAAAAGAGGCCCATTTCAATTATTGTATTTTCTTTTACAggtattatgaaagaaaaaacaaaacaaatactaTTCTTGTTCAGAAGAGTGTTGGTGATCTGGACTTATGTCCATGGTTCAACAGATGCGGtcgaaaaataaaaagcataatTGTGGTCAGGataaaattgttaattattaaaTGTTTATACCAAAATAATAAACAAGTTAATGATTTGAATTATATTAACTTAGatagataaatattaaaaaaaaaacatattaaacattttttttgttaaaaaaaagggTTGGTTTTTAATCTTTTCTTATTCACAAATCACAACATAGCATGCATTGTCATATTGAGTTTGGCCTCTTATCCTCCGTTACCAATTTCTTCACTTTATTCTGGCAAGTGTTTCTTTTCTCCACTCATATACATATATTGTTTTTGGtttaaggtatatatatatatatatatatatataacgaatATTCGGGGATATACTTCTTTACCATAGGGATCATGCATGTGTGAAGCTTTTGATCAAGATTATCCTTAGGGTGACCATGGTTGACGCATTATTTCCAGTTTTTTTGCGGGCCTTAACCTGCATTATTCCTCACATGAAACTCCAAGAGAAAATACTACATATTAAGACACTGATGATGATTATTGGCAGTGACatatatatctaatataataAACCAAGCCCGTGTATCAGGTTAATTATTATTTCCTTATACTAAACAACAATCAAGGGGTTAGTTGGCTCAACTAATTAGGATAAAATAATAATACGATGATTCATTCTTAATTAGAAACTAGGAGCTATATATGTATCTGCCACTGCTGCTAAAGGTTTCATCATGGCTGCGAAGTGTAGTTgttgagcaaaaagaaaaaaacatgtgCCGCTCATCATGCAATAATTATTCTactctatctatatctatattttttcttctgttaCTCTGTGTAGATAATTCCTTAGAAGTAGTAGCATATGGAGATCCTACTCTTGGATTTATCCCTGTTCCTTTGACACAAGCAAATTTGAAACTGCAAAAACCATATGACATACCCTTAGACCAAAGGTATAGCTATGAACATGGAATCCATTGGTTATGGGTCTACGCCGACGACAAGCCTCATGAACCAACCAGCCACACTCAACCTCGCACGGAAATTCGTATCTCAGTATGCTTAATTATTttcagtatatcaaaattaaactctttctgTGTTCTTCCTTGTATCGCAAGTaaactttattttaatatttcagGGGCTTGACTACAACTCAGGGGTGTGGCAATTTGAAGGGTATGGTTTTGTACCAAATGGAACATCTGGTGCTACAATAGCACAGATCCATGGTGCTGCACATGGTGCTACCACACTTATACTAAGAATATATAATAACGGAGAAATGAGATACTACAGCAGAGATTTAGTGGCTGAAAATCTTTATGACAAGTGGTTCAGACTGAATATCATCCATGATGTTGATGGTGGAACCGTTTCAGTGTTCATTGATGGAAAGAAAAAGTTTCATACAAAGGATAAAGGTCCTGGAGACTTGTACTTCAAATGTGGTGTTTATGCAGCACCTGCTAATATAAGCTATTACATGGAATCAAGATGGAGAGACATCAAAATTTATAGATtataataattttgtttattcAATAATAATCCATTGTTGTTAGTATTCTCTGTTTAGTTGATCCAAGATTCAAAATTAAGTTGGTTTGCTCTGGAACCCAAGTTTAATCAACTGGTTGACCATATTCTATTTCTAATATGTCTAATCGAAGCTAAATTATTGGATTATATTATTGATTGAAATGTTAGCTAATAACTTATTATCTAACTAACTAGCTCTTCTCAATAAATAATTACACTTAATATTCGGCCCATCTAATGTGTACAAAATGAATGATGAATATTCCAGGATCTGAACTTGAATATTATTCAGAGCACTTCATGGTGGTTGGTCAGGATGATTTTGAAGCATTTGCAGGCCAAAACCTCCATTCAAGTTATTTCATTACACATTATTTAGTTATTTGAACTTTGAAGTTGTAGATTTATTCCTAATTAAAACATTATTTTAGTAGATCACACAATTATGAGTATAGATAGTTAATTAGTAATAACTGATATTGAGTACTTGTCCTTGTTATGATTCTTTTACTTCTCGTAGTCTTTGATCAATGTAATTAATATCCTTATTACCCTCTAAACAAAGATGGGCACCAAAGAAATCACCCTTTCAAACATCAAAATATATAGAATCTTATAATCCTTAGTGATCCAAAGATGTGATCTAATTCTTAGGAACTTCAAAATACGATCCAGATTTGTAAGACTTGTATGCTTTCTGTCAAAATAATAATTGGTA
Encoded here:
- the LOC112751934 gene encoding citrate-binding protein, translated to MCRSSCNNYSTLSISIFFLLLLCVDNSLEVVAYGDPTLGFIPVPLTQANLKLQKPYDIPLDQRYSYEHGIHWLWVYADDKPHEPTSHTQPRTEIRISGLDYNSGVWQFEGYGFVPNGTSGATIAQIHGAAHGATTLILRIYNNGEMRYYSRDLVAENLYDKWFRLNIIHDVDGGTVSVFIDGKKKFHTKDKGPGDLYFKCGVYAAPANISYYMESRWRDIKIYRL